Genomic DNA from Oncorhynchus clarkii lewisi isolate Uvic-CL-2024 chromosome 5, UVic_Ocla_1.0, whole genome shotgun sequence:
GCCGGGCAGATACTAGTGCTGCTAGCTACAGTACGCTCTACTGCCCATGCCATGCTCATCTTATGCCAACACGCACAACGCCATAGTCAAATAGCTTTGCTTTCATAGCAACCGTGATAGTTTGTCATGTATTTATGTAGGTTTTTCTTGCGCAACAATAATATAACAAATAACTGCTATGTAGGTTTAGGCTAATGATATTCACATGTGCAGATATAAGCAGGTTGGAAAGCTACTTCAATAGGATTCAATTATGATAGTACATCAGGATTCAATATGGGAATCCTATTGAACACACCTATTGAAGCTTTAAAGGTACACCATCCTCAAAAATACACTGAATAACCAATAACCCTCCAACCCTGTCCCTATCCCTTCTTTCCTCCCTCAGCTGCGAGTGTTTGTGAACCAGCTGTCTATGGTTGCGTTCGACGCCCATTCAACTCCCCTGGAGAAGAACCCAGATCTCCACGCCATCCGCATTGCCTCCATCAACCCTATCCTGGATCCCTGGATCTACATCCTGCTGAGAAAGACTGTCCTGCTGAAGCTGGTGGAAAAGATCAAGTGTCTGTTCTGCCGTATGGGCTGCCGGGGGCGGGgctcaggggtcaggggtcaattTCGCTGCGGAGGTGAAGGTCATCCGAATTCGTCCATCGTATCCCGGGATTCGCCGTCGCTGGTGTCCCGCGAGCTGAGGGAGGTCATCAGTACTTCACAGACGTTTCTTTATTTGCCGGAGGGGACCGCGGGGGGGTctagagggacagggacagggggagagggaagacCCAGCCCCCCGGCTGTGGAGTGCTCCCTGCTACAGGACCAACAGACACCAGGGGGGAAGGGGATGCAAAATGATTCCAAAAAGGGCACTTTAGGCCCCAGTATATCAATGAGGACAGATGGGACAGTTGATCCTTCACCTCTGAACAGGGTGCCATCGGTCAGAAAAGACAAGACTCTACATGTGACGTTTACAGACGAGACACTGAACTTACAGGAGAAATGCATCTGACGGACACAAACACAAACTCCACAAGAGTGGCGGATAACACAGAAAAGTCACAGAGGGGAAAAAGGACATCTAATAGCCTTAAAGGTTGGGACTTCTGAAGGGTTAAACTCATAAGGAAAATGTTTCCCTGTGTCATGTTTGTACTCTTATAAAAACAACTACATGAAGCAAATAAGACTGGGAGTTGGTTTAGTTTATCAGTGATGCTCCTAGCTGAAGCATGATGTCCTGTTTAGGGTTCGGTCAAAATGTCACATGGTGCCAATGTGGATTGTATGAGATTGGATCTATTTACATAGATAATATATTGGATCTATTATATATGTCACATTCTTATTACAAGAATAccaatataatatacatataccAGCACACAAATCAGTAATGAACATAAAATGTAATTTCACCTTTATAAAGACAATAAGGAGATTTCATTGCACTTTTCAAAAACTCAAACCCACTGAAAGGCACTAAATGCTACCATGCTATCATAATGCTATCTgagatccttgggacgtccacaCCCCCTAAACCCTAACTAAACCAGAACATTTACCTAATCATGACCGTAACATTTTAAACTACAAAGGGGTAGGGACATCCCAACAATCCCAGATAGCGAGGACCACTACTTACCACTGGCCTCCACCAATACAATTGTTGTGATACACTGTATAATCCTGAGGCTACAATGTGAATTGTGTCCCATAACATCAATTCATTTCAGAAAGAAAAAATATGTTTCTTCTCTGTGAGAAGGTCTAGCTAGTTTGTATCCATGTCAAATTGCTACAAAATGGATTGAAATTGTATGTTATATTTCAACATTTGCAAACAATTGTATCATATTGGTTGACTTGGCAGTTTCAAAACAATGCCTGAAGTATAAAAATACAGCAAAACTATTGAGCATATAATCCCATACAAAAGACTAAGgagtcaaaacaacaaaaacaaacagaacACCCATTTCAGTCCATAAGATCCATTCTAGCCCATAAGTCCTTAGAGACAGATCATAGTCCCCGTGCTTTGACCAACTGATCCTGTGATGAAGAGGGTGTGTCCCCTGACCCCGCCTCCTCCACAGGTATCTCCCTAGAATTCCCCTCAGCGTCGACAACCACGACTGTCCTCTTCAGTTCCTCATAGCGTCTCTGTCTCTCGGCTACGGCAGCGCAGGCCACCACCACCTCGTCTGACTCAAAGTCGTAGTCCTGCTGGAGCTCTGGAGGGTTCAGGACATCCCGTTGGGCCTCCTCCTCCcgctgggtctggttctgggccGTCCGTCTCTGCTGCAGCAGCCGCCGCGCCCACGCCAAGTCATCCGACGGGAGGGGGCGCTCTGACGGACACAGGTGGACCGCTACCTGGAAGGACCTCACCGCCTGTTGACAGGAGGAAGACCTTTGTGCTATTTTCCTTTCTGTTAACATCTTTTTATTGATTTAAGATTAACACAAATGACTGGTAATACCCACAGAGCTCGATGAGCAGTCACCATCCTTCATCCTAATGTGGTTCATCAGGTCAGCCGTAAAGACTGGTTTAGGTTGGCTACATATGCTTTGCTGCATTTTATTCAGAAGGAAGCAGCATTTTCAGGTGTTTTACAGTTAATATGCCTCTAATCAATAATAAAGAAATGTAATTTCTCTAATGAAGGACAATAATTGTTGTGGAGAAGATGAAGTATAAAAATCCAGCAAGACTATTGAGCATATAATTCCATGCATTTGACTCTGTTACTTGTACTGAGCTTGTACagataggatcttaatttgacctgtaTTGtcgcagcaaaataatcctgctgcAACAGGATTTGGACGTTTAGTCCATAACGTTGCCTAATCAATGGTTAGGCTATTAGTTGGTCAAAatgaggctacatgaaaagtggaaTATTATTAATATAACCATGTGTTAGTGTGCGTGTTCAGTGAATTGATGTAAATCACAAAGATGATATGCATTTCCTGCGGcgcaaaagagtgatcaaattaagatcctacagctTGTATGGTTGAAATAACAAAGGGGATTTACATTGCTGTTGTCTTTTGTTCAAATTACACTTTATAGGTGCATGGCATTACTTTCCCCCAATTAAATGATATCAGTGAACTGAAATGTGCTTTTGGATGCTTTGCTTTTAATGTGGCTAAAGAAAAGAGATACAGTATGTTTCTAAGTTTAAAATATTAAATTAAGGATTTCAAAGTTTAAAATGAACCAGCTCACACAAGTCTATCTGTTCAGACACCGAGCAACATTACGATATTGCACTCCTATGATTGCACCCCCTCACGACAAATTTGACTGACATCTCATTACTACTAGGCTAACCAAACATTGCATCAAGCTACTATATGGCCATGAGAAGTACGCTAGATTGAAACTCTGGCTGCCCCTCGACACCTCCATGTTTCAAGTCCTGTCCACACTCCTTCTGAAGTAGAGAAACTCCCTCAGGGCTTGATGGTGAAGGAGGGTCATATTGGACTGTGCAAAATACAATCAACCTGAACCAGCCTTTTACTGATTACCTAAACTCACAACAACTTTGACTGACATTATTATCAATAAGCAGTATTTGCATAAAGCGGTTATGGCTATGAGAAGTAGAACGAAATACCCACAGAGCTCGATGAGGAAGGTCGTAAGCAGGCCACAGGAAAACACATGCAGCCAACCTGACCCAGTCTTTACGACTGACCTGGTAACCTGACTACCTGATCAAAGCCTCTGAACAAATAAGTTATCAGTCCAGCCCACTGATGGCACTAATAATAAACATAAATACTGATTACAGGATTAATCTGACGGAGGCTACAGATCATTGATCAATAGCAGTCACCATCCTTCATCCTAATGTGGTTCATCAGGTCAGCCGTAAAGACTGGTTTAGGTTGGCTACATATGCTTTGCTGCATTTTATTCAGAAGGAAGCAGCATTTTCAGGTGTTTTACAGTTAATATGCCTCTAATCAATAATAAAGAAATGTCATTTCTCAACTACAGCACCTTTATGACAAAACATGTGAGGGTGGCAAATGATTTACACTTTAAATGATGTATAACATAGGCTTTTGTACTGTACATCCACTAGTTAATATTTGTAGCATAGCAAGTTTTGTTCAATCTTTTCCATGACTTATGGGAGTGAATACAATAGTGAAAATATAGCATATAGCAAATAAAAGGCCAATTCAAATTGCAATGTTACGTGCAACCAATTGATTTATTTTCAATTGACACATTACAGGTAAAACGGATCCATTTTCTCATTATTTACAGAACAAAGTATTACTACATCAGCTGGGTCAGTTATAGAAACATCAATATAACTCACATTATACATGAGCATTCTCATGGTCTaaacagttgttccctctcccaCTATTTGTTTACAGCTCCTATCGTCCCCCACATTACCAGTGAATGAACTCAAGTCGTATAAAATTAATTATTGTTACAAACACATTCAGGCCCCATTTTGAGACGCTACCACAATCTTATGCTCCAGACTAGTTTTGAGAATTTTTGTGCCAGGTGTTTAAATGATTTGAATGGCTTTGGCAACATCAGCAGATGTTTGCACTGTAAACACAACACGTACCCTCAGTGTGGTTGACTTGTTGAGAGAACCAGGTCTGCTTTTACCCATAGTTGCTGCTTTTCTGCCTACTTCTATCGTAGTGACGACCAAAACACATATCCTACCAAATACCAGTTACAATGGCATAGGTACTGTTTGTAGTTCTTTACCAATAACAATTCATTGTCTAATGATTTGTATTGACAAAATGTTCCTGACGTGTAATGCCCTATTTAAATCCCAAAGCATCCCCGGACGTTCATGTTCTACAACGAGGCCATTTCCCTCTGTCAGAAAACTCCTTTTAACGCTGTACTATTAGGAAATATATTTGAGAGATACCTATGACAAAATGGTCTTAATATGATTTTAATAAAGACAAGGAGGATACATGAATCCTCTTTCACAGCGCCTCTCTTTAATATCGCCAATAATAAACCCCTAAATCTGATAGCCTGTTTTAGTCATACAAAACCCCTTGAGTGTCCCATGAAAACAATCTTGTTATTAGAAGATGCCATTCAAATTCAATGACTGTTCTAGCTTCTAGGCTTTTCAGCATGGCCAGTCCAGGCTGACTGCACAGAGCTTTCAGCGCTATCCAGCTGCTAGATTTCAGGGCCAAGGTGGATATATTGTTTTAGCAGCTCACCTGTCCCCTATGGAGGGTCATATGACACACAAATCCTAACACTCAGCTGGAATTCTGGGAATACACATGCAATATTATTTCTCTGTGGGGTTTATTTCTCTGAGTTACCGTGGAGACAGAGTTTCCCAACTGATAAGACCAGTCCGTTAGTCATTATGAAATAGCACTTCCAACTGCGACTTTATGTTGCATGAAACTGCAATTCGAAAACTTTTTTAATAACAGCTTGACTGATAGACTCAAGTGAGAGGAGTTTTCCAGGGAGATATTTTCTGGTCATCTGACAAATGTTCTCATAGACATTTCAAAAGACTAAGGGGCAGTTTCCCGGACACAGTAAGCCTGGTCCTGGATGGAAAAGCAAGCTCAATAGAGAGTCTCCAGTGAaaagctttttagtccaggactaggttaAATCTGTGTCTGGGGAAACCGGCCCTGAATGTGTCTAAGAAATGGGACTGACAGACATATTCCAAAACACAATGGGATCCTCTTTTCAGGAGGAGGGTTAATCAACATGAGTGACAATTGACCTCTTGAGTGCCAAATGATGATGATAATTATTTTTGGCTACGCTCAAATTCAGTCTTTTAAATGCCAGTAATATGAGAGCATTGATAAATAGTGAAAACATAACacactaaaacaaaaatctaTTTGATTAAATCTACCTCTATCACCCACAGTCTGTTGTAGACTAAAGCAGAAAACCATAATGACATGCATAAGACTAAAgactcaaaacaacaaaaacaccaATTTCAGTCCATAAGATCCATTCTAGCCCATAAGTCCTTAGAGACCGATCATAGTCCCCGTGCTTTGACCAACTGATCCTGTGATGAAGAGGGTATGTCCCCTGACCCCGCCTCCTCCACAGGTATCTCCCTAGAATTCCCCTCAGCGTCGACAACCACGACTGTCCTCTTCAGTTCCTCATAGCGTCTCTGTCTCTCGGCTACGGCAGCGCAGGCCACCACCACCTCGTCTGACTCAAAGTCGTAGTCCTGCTGGAGCTCTGGAGGGTTCAGGACATCCCGTTGGGCCTCCTCCTCCcgctgggtctggttctgggccGTCCGTCTCTGCTGCAGCAGCTGCCGCGCCCACGCCAGGTCATCCGACCAGAGGGGGCGCTCTGACGGACACAGGTGGACCGCTACCTGGAAGGACCTCACCGCCTGTTGACAAGACGAAGACCTTTGTGCTATTTTCCTTTCTGTTAACATCTTTTTATTGATTTAAGATTAACACAAATGACTGGTATTAAGGACAAATATTTATTGGGGAAGATTTAAGGCTTTGAAAGGAAAGGTGTTTAGATTttgtgtagttctgtccttgagctgttcttgcctatTGGTGTTCTGTACAATGGCATGTTTTATGTTGaacccaggaagagaagctgctgctttCACAACAGCTAGTGGGGATCCTAACAAAATACCAAAGCATTGACGTGATATGACCATTGGAGAAGCTTGATGAGTAAAAACAACTGTAGTGTTATGGTTGTCCCCAGGGGTCCTGTTTCTATGTACATTGCTAGTGTATGGTAATCAGACCCTTTCACTGGGAATGGGGTGCAATTGTCTTGAAATAGGAATCATGGAAATGAACAAAGTTAAGGGAAGGTCTCTAATGTACATTTATGTTTTCAAACGGGGTGGTTTGTGCTTTTTTATACTATTATCCGGAAAACATTCAGGGCTTtgttttgaaatcagacacaaaTGTATTCAATTCAGTTGATTTAGATCTGCTCTGAGACTAAAAGGAGTAGTGGGTGTTGTTGGTCACAATATGCCTGCTGAgaagaaacagaaaacaactcCAATGCTACAGAGAAAGTCACATGTTGACGGTTCGTTCATATTACAATCAAAGATCACTCTACTAGACGGTCTACAGTAATCATGTAAAAAATGCTGTACATCTAAAAGCCAAAGGACGTCAAAGAATCTATAGCACTCTCTTTTCAGTCCCACCATCTGTAGAGTGAACAGTTAAAGTCGTAATAGATACGTTTCCTAGGATCCCTATGTCCCGGAAGAAATACGTTCAAAAGGATCCGTATGCAGGTCTGCCGTTTCTGCATAATAATTCCTCTAATTTGATGTGAGGAAGCGTGAGACTAGCAACAATGTGAAGCGTCTCTCTTCAGAATGTCAGCTACAACAAAACCTCATTCCTGTCACATTAGTTTCATTTATAGAGCGATTCACCGCATCATTACTACAGCCTCCATCCATCATTCACCTGACCAGTCATAAGCACATAGATTTACACATAATTGTCTAACTCTGGAGGAGGGCAAATCATACTTCACATTCTAATGGGCTAATAAATCAAACCATTGCCCTGCCGGTGGAATTATGAATTTAATCTTTAATCTCACACTAAGTACTTTTCATGATAATTGTTGAGTTCGCAAATTACATCTGATTGTGACCGAAATCAGTTGAATACCATTAGAAGCTTCCAGCTATCTCTGTCAGAGCTCAAATTAATAACAAAGTATC
This window encodes:
- the LOC139408485 gene encoding tetratricopeptide repeat protein 33-like isoform X2, translating into MASFGWKRKVGERVCKAAVQQFEAAAEKPEEDGVDEVDWLHAIKRRREALLEDCAAKGNRLKEEGTVLAQEGRHWEAIKRWDEAIQLTPDNPLLYEMKSQAVRSFQVAVHLCPSERPLWSDDLAWARQLLQQRRTAQNQTQREEEAQRDVLNPPELQQDYDFESDEVVVACAAVAERQRRYEELKRTVVVVDAEGNSREIPVEEAGSGDIPSSSQDQLVKARGL